Proteins encoded in a region of the Quercus lobata isolate SW786 chromosome 8, ValleyOak3.0 Primary Assembly, whole genome shotgun sequence genome:
- the LOC115954985 gene encoding plasma membrane ATPase 2-like — protein sequence MKLVNIRCRRCICFSTVCMSARRCIDQGKIDKDINNIYAVSITIRTLLGFVLLALIWEDKFPPFMLLIIAILNDGTIMTISKDLVKPSPMRDSWKLNGGI from the exons ATGAAGCTTGTCAACATTCGATGCAGAAGATGCATTTGCTTCAGCACCGTATGCATGAGCGCCAGAAGATGCATCGACCAGGGAAAAATTGATAAAGACATAAATAAT ATATATGCTGTCTCCATAACCATAAGGACATTG CTTGGTTTTGTGCTTCTAGCTTTGATATGGGAAGATAAGTTCCCACCTTTCATGCTTCTGATAATCGCAATACTGAATGATG GTACCATCATGACGATTTCAAAGGACCTAGTAAAGCCATCTCCAATGCGTGACAGTTGGAAGTTGAATGGGGGGATTTGA
- the LOC115956457 gene encoding uncharacterized protein LOC115956457: MIEQGDFRDFERDIDDDETLDGSQPDAYNVLSVQNITDTIPVYSLPALSFSENTWENLFDPSHIETPFVSSWREGMNLCKGLTFANKMEVQRVLTKCALKENKHFMISRSTTTKLCAKCVDESCTWYVCVVMKPKFHNLWMVTVYKGPHTCIWTGVRNDGRMMSCKFIADDILKKLCEDHTTPIKHLRSMIESKYEGQKPSYYKVWDAKQKAIGKMFGNWEESYQRLQKLLMAYIDQDPTTQVFYRTTSTGEDDTVFLNYVFWSFGPSIDGFKYCKPVISIDGTHLYGKYQGKLLVAMATDANNKVFPLAFAIVDSESGSSWRWFLQCLRDAIGRVIPTKGICIISDRHLGIKNAIANWPRRDDGRALVFHRYCLRHVASNFNTHFQNSTLKSAALKAGYASQAVKFTSIMETIKQAEIEAIRNKKKLTGKDGKEKNQDYLPYTYLMSESVDMWTQSHDGGRRFGAMTTNISECFNGVLKGARGLPIAALVEFTWNKLVSYFHDRRKEYLFEFSEGKKWSKYAFSKWDENKSKSEKHYLKPFSNEELIFQIVTQLNTCSAGGGNHSYEVRLQERTCSCGKWQNIGIPCSHAIRVCDYLNIDSTTYIHPCYGLNNAINTYEHAFVVPKSPALWRDPIGPKWLPNPALLRAKGRPVKSRIRNEMDGVRNKDREPRWRREDADLIES, encoded by the coding sequence ATGATTGAACAAGGGGACTTTAGGGACTTTGAGAGGGACATTGATGACGATGAGACATTGGACGGTAGTCAACCTGATGCATACAATGTTCTTAGTGTCCAAAACATTACAGACACAATCCCTGTGTACTCACTACCTGCCTTGTCATTTTCTgaaaatacttgggaaaatTTATTTGATCCTTCACATATTGAGACACCATTTGTGTCTAGTTGGAGAGAGGGGATGAATTTGTGCAAAGGCTTGACTTTTGCCAATAAAATGGAGGTGCAACGCGTATTAACAAAGTGTGCCCTTaaggaaaacaaacattttatgATCAGTAGGTCAACCACGACAAAACTTTGTGCGAAATGCGTTGATGAGTCATGCACGTGGTATGTCTGCGTAGTCATGAAGCCCAAGTTCCACAATCTATGGATGGTCACCGTGTACAAGGGTCCTCACACGTGTATATGGACTGGGGTGCGAAATGATGGTAGAATGATGAGTTGTAAATTTATTGCAGATGACATCCTTAAGAAGTTATGTGAGGATCACACTACCCCAATTAAGCATCTCAGATCTATGATAGAGTCGAAATATGAGGGACAAAAGCCTTCTTACTACAAGGTGTGGGATGCGAAACAAAAGGCGATTGGGAAGATGTTTGGGAATTGGGAagagtcttaccaaaggttgcAGAAGTTGCTAATGGCATATATTGATCAGGATCCGACTACGCAGGTGTTCTATCGTACCACATCCACCGGTGAAGATGACACagtatttttgaattatgtgtTTTGGTCTTTCGGTCCAAGCATTGATGGATTCAAATATTGCAAGCCGGTTATCAGTATTGATGGGACCCATCTGTATGGTAAATATCAGGGAAAGTTGTTGGTTGCAATGGCAACCGACGCTAACAACAAGGTATTCCCTCTTGCCTTTGCTATTGTGGATTCTGAGTCAGGGTCTAGTTGGAGGTGGTTTTTACAATGCCTCAGAGATGCGATTGGCCGCGTGATACCTACGAAAGGCATTTGCATAATTTCTGACCGACATCTCGGTATCAAAAACGCCATTGCAAACTGGCCTAGAAGGGATGATGGAAGAGCACTGGTATTTCATagatattgccttcgacatgttgctagcaactttAACACACATTTTCAGAACTCGACTCTGAAGTCAGCGGCGTTGAAAGCCGGATATGCTAGTCAGGCAGTGAAATTTACCTCCATAATGGAGACCATTAAGCAGGCGGAAATTGAGGCCATTAGAAATAAGAAGAAGTTGACGGGGAAGGATGGCAAGgaaaagaatcaagattatcTTCCATACACATACCTAATGAGCGAGTCTGTGGATATGTGGACccagtcacatgatggtggGAGACGTTttggggcaatgacaaccaatataTCAGAGTGCTTCAATGGTGTATTGAAAGGTGCACGGGGCCTTCCTATTGCCGCGTTGGTTGAGTTCACTTGGAACAAACTTGTCAGTTATTTCCACGACCGTCGCAAAGAATACCTTTTTGAGTTCTCAGAGGGTAAGAAATGGAGTAAATATGCCTTCTCCAAGTGGGATGAGAATAAGAGTAAATCTGAGAAACATTATCTCAAGCCATTTAGCAATGAAGAGCTGATATTTCAAATAGTTACCCAACTCAACACGTGTAGTGCAGGAGGGGGAAACCACAGTTATGAAGTTCGGTTACAGGAAAGAACATGCAGTTGTGGGAAATGGCAAAACATAGGGATCCCGTGTTCACATGCAATCAGAGTATGTGactatttaaatattgattCGACCACATATATTCACCCGTGTTATGGTTTGAACAATGCCATTAACACTTATGAGCATGCATTTGTGGTTCCTAAGTCTCCGGCCTTGTGGAGGGATCCCATAGGGCCAAAGTGGTTGCCTAATCCAGCATTGTTGCGGGCCAAAGGTCGACCAGTGAAGTCGAGAATAAGGAATGAGATGGATGGAGTGAGGAATAAGGATCGAGAACCGAGATGGCGGAGGGAGGATGCAGATTTGATAGAGAGTTAG